The genomic interval AAAAATGCACAGGCAAATGGTTCATCTCGTTTGTGTATGGGAGCAGCCTGGAGAGAAGTACGCGATAACAAAGATTTTGACAATGTAATCGAAATGGTTGCAGCAGTAAATGATCTTGGAATGGAAGTTTGTGCGACGCTTGGAATGATGAATGAAAATCAAGCGCATCGTTTGAAAAATGCAGGTTTGTTCGCTTACAATCACAACTTGGATTCATCCAAAGAATTTTATGGAGATGTTATTTCTACTCGTGAATACGAAGATCGTTTGAATACCATTGGGAATGCAAAAAAAGCAGGTTTGACTGTTTGTTCTGGAGGAATTATCGGAATGGGCGAAGCAATTGAAGACCGTGTTGGTTTATTGATGAGCTATATGGAAATGGATACACCGCCGGAGTCTATTCCTATCAATGCTTTGGTTGCTGTAGAAGGAACTCCATTGGAAGATCAAAAACCAATTGAACAATGGGAAATGATTCGCATGGTTGCAACAACGCGTGTGGCATTCCCAGAAGCCGTAGTTCGTTTGTCGGCTGGTAGAACAAAAATGACTATGGAAGGTCAGGCTTTGTGCTTTATGGCAGGAGCAGGATCTATTTTCGCAGGAGATAAATTATTGACAACTCCGAATCCTGAATTCAATGAAGACAAAGAGATGTTTGCTATTTTAGGTTTAATGCCCAAAGAAGCATTTGCAGATGGTGAACAACCCGTTTCGAAACCAGATCCAATCATTGAAGCTAGAAAAGAAAAAGAAGCTCAACGAGCGAAAGAATTGGCTGAAGCTAAAATTGCATCCGCTGGATTTGCTCCGAGAAAAGTCACTGTTTCATAAGAAATGAATTCGAAGTTTCAAAAACGCTTAGAAGATAGAAAAGAAAAGGGGAGTTTACGCTCCCTTTTGTCGTTTGAAAACCATGTGGATTTTTGGTCGAACGATTATTTGGGTTTGGCTCAAATTCCGCATGTATTCGCATTGAAAGGAAGTACAGGTTCCCGATTAATTTCTGGAAATTCAACAGTCGTTGAAGAAGTAGAACAAGCCATCGCTACTCATTTCGAGTCTGATGCTGCTTTGATCTTTAATTCAGGATACGATGCGAATGTGGGATTGTTCTCATCCCTTCCTCAAAAAGGAGATACGATCATTTATGATGAACTTGTGCATGCATCTGTTCGTGATGGAATTCGTTTGAGCTTTGCGCATTCGTTTTCATTTAAGCATAATGATATTGAGGATTTAGAAAAGCGACTTCAAAAGGCAGAAGGAACCATTTTTGTAGCTGTAGAATCGCTTTATAGCATGGATGGAGATCTTGCGTCTTTATTGGAGATTAATCGTTTGTGTGAAGAGTATGATGCTTTATTGATTGTTGATGAAGCGCATTCAGGTGGTGTTTTTGGAACAGAAGGAAAAGGTTTGTGTGAAGAAGTTGGAATTGAAAATTCCGTTTTCATTCGTTTATTTACTTTTGGAAAAGCTTATGGAGCGCATGGTGCTGTGGTTTGTTGCTCAGATGAGGTGCGGCAATTTTTAATCAACTTTGCACGCTCTTTTATCTACACAACAGCTCTTCCAGAAGGATTTTACACCCACATTTTGCATCAAATCGAGTTCAGTAAAGAAGATTCTCTTCGAGAACAATTGCGATTGAATATTGCTCATTTTTCTCAAGGAATTCAGTCTACTTTGAGTTCGAATAAATCTCCAATCCAAATTGTTGAGTTTTCAGAGTTAGAGTTGTGTATTCAAAAAGCACATCAACTTCAAGAGGCTGGGTTCGCTGTCAAAGCTATTTTACCACCAACCGTTCCAACTGGTTCTCAACGCTTACGTATTTGCATTCACACATTCAATACGAAAGAACAAATAGAAAAGCTGATTTCTTTGTTACAGTGAGGTCAAATTCACGGAGGTATTTATCACAATAGCCGTTAAATAAAATTAAATTAGGAAACATCGGATATTTAGTTGTACCTTTAATCCATTCAATAGAAGATTGTTATCTCGATCAAATTGTAAAGTCACATTTACACTTCAATTAATTTCACATTTTCCGTAAAAAACTCCGTGCGAAGTGCGTACGGATAAGAATAGTTTACATGGTTCAAAACGAACCGCAAATTAAAGAATATGAATAAAGGAACAGTAAAATTCTTCAACGATGCAAAAGGCTTCGGATTTATTAAAGGAGAAAACGAACAAGATATATTTGTACATGCTACAGGTTTAAACCAAGATATCCGTGAAAACGACAATGTAACTTACGATACAGAAAACGGAAGAAATGGTTTGAATGCGGTGAATGTATCATTAGCAAACTAGAATAACTAAAGTTCTTAAAAAGAGGCTGTCTATAACGTAGATAGCCTCTTTTTTTGTTCCTAATTGTCGGAATTGCAATGCTTTAAGTGAATGAGTGACTTGAATCAGAATATTTCGGCCCATTACAGTCTCAGTGCGTCAAAAAACACTCAAAACTGAGTGCTTATTACATTGCTCCATAACAAATTCTCATGACTTCCTACACCTATCAATTAACCACATAGAAACATAGGTCACATAGTTTTAGAGAATAATATTCTATGTTCCTATGTTCCTATGTTCCTATGTGGTTCAAATACCCATAAATAAAGGATGTTCATATTTTTCTTTCATTTTTTTGAAATAAAATTTGGATACTTAACGCTGTTAAGTATATTTGTACCATTCAATATTCAAAATGGGAATTAACGAACGTAAGGAAAGAGATAAAGAACTGTTGCAAAAAAGCATCCTCACAGCTGCTCGTGAAGTGTTTTTGGAAAAGGGTTTTGATCAAACGTCTATTCGCTCAATTGCCCAACGCATTGAATATAGTCCAACAACGATTTATCTATACTTCAAAGACAAAGACGCAATCCTTTTTGCGCTTCATTCCGAAGGATTTCAATTATTGGGAAGCAAATTGGAGGTGCTTTACTCGGTAGAGAATCCCTATGAACGCTTGAAAGCAATGGGACGAATTTATCTTCAGTTTGCTGCCGATTATCCAGATTACTATGATTTGATGTTTGTTCAAAAATCACCTTTGAGTAACTTGGAAGATGATGAACTTTGGAAAGAGGGTGCTTCTTCATTTGAAGGGTTGAAAGCAACCGTACAACAATGTATGGACCAAGGTTATTTACCGTTTTTAGATGCGGAAGCTGGCGCTTATTTAGTTTGGTCTGCAATGCACGGTATGTGTAATTTGTATGATCGCGGTCGATGTAAAGTATTGGATCCAGAAAAAAGTGAAAAAATTGTCGATATGGGGTTTGATGAGTTTATTCGTATGATGGATTCTTTTAAGATCTAATTTTTTAATAATTACTTAACACTGTTTAGTTAAATAACAATGATTACTATGGGGCGAAAAATTATTCTTCTAGTGGCGATTTCAATAAGTATGTTTCTGCATGCAACAGTTTGGTCGCAAGCAGTATTGGATAAATACATTCAACAAGGGTTGGATTCCAATTTAGTGCTCAAACAACGTTCCATTCAATTGGAAAAGGCTCTTCTAACTTTAACTACAGCAAAAAGCAATTTTTTGCCTTCTGTAAACTTCAATGCTTCGTATACAACTGCACAAGGCGGACGTTATGCTGATCTTCCTCTTGGAGATATGTTGAATCCGGTTTACACGACCTTGAATCAAATGACAGGAACGAATGCTTTCCCTCAAATTGAAAATCAACAAATTAATTTCTTACCAACCAATTTTTACGATACATATATTCGAACATCGGTTCCCTTATTGAATATGGATATCATTGCGAATAAACGTATTCAACAACAAAAAGTGGAGTTGAGCAACCTCGATATGCAAGTCTATGCACGTGAATTGGTGAAGAATATCAAAGTGTCCTATTACAATGTAATTCTGGCTTCAAAATCGGTAGATATTTATGAAGCGAATAAAAAAGTATTGGAACAAAACGTCGCGCTCAATGAAGCCTTAATCAAACAAGGAAAAGGATTGAAGGTGAATTTATTGAAAGCTCAAACGGAATTGATGAAAATGAATACGTCTATTTCTACGGCTAAAAATCAGTTGAAAAACGCACAAGCTTATTTCAATTTTCTAATAAATCGACCGCTTGATTCTGATATTTCGTTAGAAGAAACGGTGAGTGCTACTCCACAATTGGAAATAACTGAAAAACGGGAAGAAATTCAGTTAATCAATCAATCGATTGAAGTACAAGAGTCTGTTTTGAAAATGAATAAAAACTATTGGGTTCCGAAGGTGAATGCATTTTTAGATCTTGGTTCACAAGGCCAAGATTGGGAAGTGAGTAAAAAATCGGCCTATTACATGTTTGGTATTTCCGCATCTATTCCGATTTATAACGGTTCACGTAATCAACAACAAGTGAAACAAACGAAATATGAAATTGAAACTGCAAAACTACAATTGGATCAAGTTTCGCAGCAGTTGGAATTGCAGCGTCAGCAAGCACTCCGAAATGTGTTGAATGCACAAGAAAATTGGGAAACAGCTAAAGTACAATTAGAAGCTTCCAACCAATATTTTGCCTTAGTTTCAGGAGCAAATAGAGAAGGATTAACAAGTCAGCTTGAGTTTATTGATGCCTCCAATCAAGTAACCAATGCAGAATTATTTGTCCTCATTCAATATCAAAATTACTTGAGTTCACTCGCTGAACTTGAGCGAGCAGCAGCAACATATCCATTGAATATCAATAACTAAACTATTCGATTATGAAAAAAATAATAAGTTCAGCAATCTTTCTTTCATTCTTAATAGCTTCTTGTGGCTCGAAAGAAAAGACAACCAATGAAATTCCAAAAGTGGAAGTAATTCCAGTCAAATTAGCCTCTTTACAAGTACTAAATTCAAACGAAGAAATTCATGTTTCTGGACAATTTACTACCGATGACGAAACGTATTTGTCGTTTTTATCTGGCGGTGTAATCCAAAAACTATTTGTTCGTGAAGGCGATAAAGTTCAAAAAGGACAATTATTAGCAACCTTGGATTTGACGCTTGTAAAAGCTACTGTGAGTCAAGCTAAATTGGGCTTAGAAAAATCAAAACGCGATTTGGAAAGAGCGAAAAATTTGCAGAAAGAAGGCTTTGCAACCTTAGAACAGATGCAAAATGCACAAACCGCTGTAGATGTTGCCGAGGAGCAATTACAATCAGCCTTATTCAATTTGAAATACGCGGAAATTAGAGCGGTTTCAAATGGATTTATTTTGCGTAAAATGGCCAATCAAGGTCAATTAGTGAGTAGCGGGACTCCTGTTTTTCAAACAAATGGTGCCGGATCGAGTTCTTTTAAATTGAAAGTGGGGGTTAGTGATCGTCAGTGGAGTCAAATCAAAATTGGTGACGAAGCAGAAATTGAATCAGATGTTTTCAGAAATCAAACGGTAAAAGCAGTCGTTTCACGTAAATCAGAAAGTATTGATCCATTCAGTGGAACATTCACTGTGGAATTGGAATTAAAAGGAAAAGCTCCTCAAGGGCTAGCAAGTGGTGTTTTTGGTAAAGCTATTATTCACCTTTCTGAAACTTCCGAAAACTGGAAAATTCCTTACGAAGCTCTGCTCGATGGAAATGCCGATGAAGGATATGTGTTCATTTCAAACGACAAAAAAACAGTGAAGAAAGTTGCCGTGAAAATTGATAATTTGAATCAAAATGTAGTGGAAGTATCTGAAGGTTTAGAAGGATACAAGTTTGTGATTGTTTCAGGTGGACCTTACTTGAACGAAAATTCAACCATTTCAGTCAAATAATTCCACAACAATGAAAATCGCAACATACGCAGTGCGCAACTACCAATTTACCTTGGTGTTGTTCATTATGGCGATCGCTCTAGGAGTGAATACGCTACTTACTATGCCTCGAAGTGAGGATCCTGCCACAAATTCCCCGATGTTTCCAGTAATTGTGATTTATCCAGGAACAAGTCCTTCCGATATGGAAGAATTGGTGGTGAAACCGTTGGAAAAACAAATTTATAGCTTAGAGAACATTAAACGGATTAAAACGCAAATCAAAGATGGTGTAGCGATTTTGACTGTAGAATACAAATACGAATCGAATGTTGATGAGAAGTTTCAGGAACTGACTCGTGAAGTAAATGGAATGCGTTCTGAACTTCCAGCTGAAATTTTAAGCATTGAAGTGAAGAAATTGGTTGCTTCGGATGTAAATGTCATTCAGACAGCTTTGATTAGTGAAAACGCTTCACGAAAAAGTCTCAAGAAAACCGCTGAAGATTTGCAAGAACAGTTGGAAAAACTTCCGGAACTAAAGAATGTGAAGATTCATGGTCTATCGGAAGAACAGGTGAGAATTGATTTAAGAACGGATAAATTGGCGCAATTACATCTTCCTTTGAACGCTGTAGTTGGTACCATTCAAAGTGAAATTGCAAATATTCCTGGTGGAAGTATCGATGTGGGAACAAAGTCGCTCAATGTGAAAACGAGTGGAAATTATGTGTCGCTTGATGAAATTGCAAATACGATTATTTATGCTTCCGAAGGAAAAACTATTCCACTGAAAGATGTGGCTGATGTGTATTATGATTTTTCAGAAACGAAGCATATTACGAGACTAAACGGTCATCGTTGTGTGTTCGTGACAGCCGCGCAAAAAGAAGGATTCAATATTTCAGAAACACAAAAGAAGTATCAAAAAGTATTGGAGGAATTTGATGAAACACTTCCTTCAAATATGGATATGGTGAATCACTTTGATCAAGGTGATAATGTCAATGATCGCTTGGGAGGATTGGGAATTGATTTTCTCATCGCTATTTTATTGGTGGCTATTACCTTACTTCCATTGGGTGGTAGAGCTTCGTTGGTGGTGATGATTTCCATTCCACTTTCACTCGCAATTGGATTGGTCTTACTGAATGTGATGGGTTTTAATATCAATCAGTTGAGTATTGTTGGATTGGTTGTTGCACTTGGTTTACTCGTCGATGATAGCATTGTTGTTGTTGAAAATATTGAACGCTGGTTGCGAGAAGGGCATTCGCGAATGGATGCAACTTTGATGGCAACACAGCAAATTGGAC from Fluviicola taffensis DSM 16823 carries:
- a CDS encoding aminotransferase class I/II-fold pyridoxal phosphate-dependent enzyme, which codes for MNSKFQKRLEDRKEKGSLRSLLSFENHVDFWSNDYLGLAQIPHVFALKGSTGSRLISGNSTVVEEVEQAIATHFESDAALIFNSGYDANVGLFSSLPQKGDTIIYDELVHASVRDGIRLSFAHSFSFKHNDIEDLEKRLQKAEGTIFVAVESLYSMDGDLASLLEINRLCEEYDALLIVDEAHSGGVFGTEGKGLCEEVGIENSVFIRLFTFGKAYGAHGAVVCCSDEVRQFLINFARSFIYTTALPEGFYTHILHQIEFSKEDSLREQLRLNIAHFSQGIQSTLSSNKSPIQIVEFSELELCIQKAHQLQEAGFAVKAILPPTVPTGSQRLRICIHTFNTKEQIEKLISLLQ
- a CDS encoding cold-shock protein produces the protein MNKGTVKFFNDAKGFGFIKGENEQDIFVHATGLNQDIRENDNVTYDTENGRNGLNAVNVSLAN
- a CDS encoding efflux RND transporter periplasmic adaptor subunit, with product MKKIISSAIFLSFLIASCGSKEKTTNEIPKVEVIPVKLASLQVLNSNEEIHVSGQFTTDDETYLSFLSGGVIQKLFVREGDKVQKGQLLATLDLTLVKATVSQAKLGLEKSKRDLERAKNLQKEGFATLEQMQNAQTAVDVAEEQLQSALFNLKYAEIRAVSNGFILRKMANQGQLVSSGTPVFQTNGAGSSSFKLKVGVSDRQWSQIKIGDEAEIESDVFRNQTVKAVVSRKSESIDPFSGTFTVELELKGKAPQGLASGVFGKAIIHLSETSENWKIPYEALLDGNADEGYVFISNDKKTVKKVAVKIDNLNQNVVEVSEGLEGYKFVIVSGGPYLNENSTISVK
- the bioB gene encoding biotin synthase BioB, which codes for MKVNPAYNTKESLLELYNKPLLELVFEAATVHRQFHNPREVQMSSLLSIKTGGCPEDCGYCPQAARYHTDVEAHKLMTVESVIEQAKNAQANGSSRLCMGAAWREVRDNKDFDNVIEMVAAVNDLGMEVCATLGMMNENQAHRLKNAGLFAYNHNLDSSKEFYGDVISTREYEDRLNTIGNAKKAGLTVCSGGIIGMGEAIEDRVGLLMSYMEMDTPPESIPINALVAVEGTPLEDQKPIEQWEMIRMVATTRVAFPEAVVRLSAGRTKMTMEGQALCFMAGAGSIFAGDKLLTTPNPEFNEDKEMFAILGLMPKEAFADGEQPVSKPDPIIEARKEKEAQRAKELAEAKIASAGFAPRKVTVS
- a CDS encoding TolC family protein — translated: MGRKIILLVAISISMFLHATVWSQAVLDKYIQQGLDSNLVLKQRSIQLEKALLTLTTAKSNFLPSVNFNASYTTAQGGRYADLPLGDMLNPVYTTLNQMTGTNAFPQIENQQINFLPTNFYDTYIRTSVPLLNMDIIANKRIQQQKVELSNLDMQVYARELVKNIKVSYYNVILASKSVDIYEANKKVLEQNVALNEALIKQGKGLKVNLLKAQTELMKMNTSISTAKNQLKNAQAYFNFLINRPLDSDISLEETVSATPQLEITEKREEIQLINQSIEVQESVLKMNKNYWVPKVNAFLDLGSQGQDWEVSKKSAYYMFGISASIPIYNGSRNQQQVKQTKYEIETAKLQLDQVSQQLELQRQQALRNVLNAQENWETAKVQLEASNQYFALVSGANREGLTSQLEFIDASNQVTNAELFVLIQYQNYLSSLAELERAAATYPLNINN
- a CDS encoding TetR/AcrR family transcriptional regulator, whose protein sequence is MGINERKERDKELLQKSILTAAREVFLEKGFDQTSIRSIAQRIEYSPTTIYLYFKDKDAILFALHSEGFQLLGSKLEVLYSVENPYERLKAMGRIYLQFAADYPDYYDLMFVQKSPLSNLEDDELWKEGASSFEGLKATVQQCMDQGYLPFLDAEAGAYLVWSAMHGMCNLYDRGRCKVLDPEKSEKIVDMGFDEFIRMMDSFKI